In one window of Episyrphus balteatus chromosome 3, idEpiBalt1.1, whole genome shotgun sequence DNA:
- the LOC129913955 gene encoding E3 ubiquitin-protein ligase Hakai yields the protein MDTEDVSTKRGRGRGRGARARGRGRGRGRGRGKKAAVVVSSEDEATLDRSMETVTPAGGAIIAPSPVSDVLKKAEIVEPVVAMETDDAGPVSAIKDVNKENEPDAQVPIPSGDVVVPVAVVEDVVQPMIPPTIDMEADISQLEAPTFTTISRGPPEPMLRLKWDHKVSLIGEKVLNPMIHCCDQCDKPILLYGRMIPCKHIFCLKCARHEPVKICPRCKDKVVRVEQSGLGTVFMCTHGGSRYGNTGCRRTYLSQRDLQAHINHRHVTQLLGADPLALKSLNTMDALKNLPLQRKISEGSANPPVPTSTILSNRPQIRPTPVSSSNLTQANIARNNMANAQDCHIGKMSLHQTMKKTPISQGHHQLPSETVADASYYSSVLSTYGAQAQSFGSSSQNYGPVPAPGVPPVSGGGGSGGGGAGGGAAAAQTAASVGFYNYGQQYGPPQQQPAPVPPFAHGQFDQGTLPTNNPTSQAWNQQQYYR from the exons atggATACTGAAGATGTATCCACAAAGCGAGGACGTGGACGCGGTCGTGGTGCCAGAGCTCGTGGACGAGGTCGTGGCCGTGGCCGAGGTCGTGGTAAAAAAGCCGCAGTTGTAGTCTCCTCAGAAGATGAAGCTACACTTGATCGTTCAATGGAAACTGTTACACCAGCAGGAGGAGCAATAATTGCTCCTTCTCCTGTCAGTGATGTTCTGAAAAAAGCCGAAATTGTCGAGCCGGTAGTGGCAATGGAAACGGACGATGCTGGTCCCGTCTCCGCCATCAAAGATGTAAATAAGGAAAACGAACCCGATGCACAGGTTCCAATTCCATCCGGAGACGTCGTTGTACCCGTTGCTGTTGTCGAAGACGTTGTCCAACCTATGATTCCACCAACGA TCGATATGGAAGCTGATATATCGCAACTAGAAGCTCCAACTTTTACAACCATTTCTCGTGGACCACCCGAACCGATGTTGCGTCTAAAATGGGATCATAAAGTCTCGCTAATTGGAGAAAAAGTCCTCAATCCCATGATTCACTGCTGTGACCAATGCGACAAGCCAATTCTGCTCTATGGCCGGATGATTCCGTGCAAACATATCTTTTGTCTGAAATGTGCACGACATGAGCCTGTTAAAATTTGTCCGCGTTGCAAGGACAAAGTTGTGCGAGTCGAACAAAGCGGCTTGGGAACAGTCTTCATGTGCACACACGGCGGCAGTCGCTATGGCAATACAGGCTGTCGGCGAACATATCTTTCACAG agAGATCTACAAGCTCATATAAACCATCGTCATGTTACACAGCTACTTGGAGCCGATCCATTAGCTTTGAAATCTTTAAACACCATGGATGCACTCAAAAATCTACCTCTTCAGCGCAAGATATCCGAAGGTTCTGCCAATCCACCCGTACCAACGTCAACGATCCTCTCCAATCGACCACAAATTCGACCGACACCAGTTTCATCATCCAATCTCACCCAAGCGAATATTGCTCGAAACAACATGGCCAATGCTCAGGACTGTCATATTGGCAAGATGTCTTTGCATCAGACAATGAAGAAGACTCCCATTTCACAGGGTCACCATCAGTTGCCGTCAGAGACGGTAGCTGATGCTTCATACTATAGCAGTGTTTTGAGTACGTATGGAGCACAAGCGCAGAGCTTTGGTAGTTCGTCACAGAACTATGGACCAGTTCCAGCACCTGGAGTGCCTCCAGTATCTGGAGGAGGAGGATCGGGTGGTGGTGGTGCAGGAGGAGGAGCAGCAGCAGCACAGACTGCAGCCAGTGTTGGATTCTACAATTACGGACAGCAATATGGCCCACCGCAACAGCAGCCAGCACCAGTGCCACCTTTTGCTCATGGACAATTTGATCAGGGAACGCTGCCAACAAATAATCCCACGTCGCAGGCCTGGAATCAGCAGCAATACTACCGGTAA
- the LOC129915566 gene encoding transmembrane protein 115, giving the protein MATTRALNRNVPYLKQQFSALLKNTSPVITVICAVTTCGYLLSYSKTAVQILSVTPGYILPSEFWIWTAFTFCFIELHFYEVLVDVITVGLCGKMLEPLWGQMEMFKFFAITNLGVAICTTFYYLFVYMCTKNAEILFDVHIHGLAGYVAGICVAVRQIMPDHLIFKTRYGRLTNRNVPLTVLTFSLVAWLLNILEGTYPAMFCSGLIVSWVYLRFYQWHPNGHGDSSESFTFASFFPAVMQPFIGILVNPMYLCCLKMGVVKPPAPPRTVSASSLSSISISMPGVDPHDIERRRLIALKALSERLKSSESGRQSSSLPKSFPPPPNGGGKHNHGHGHGHSHSHHSSSAAGHSHAGGHSHHSGSAGHSHQHHHHHQAGNSDTPAFYQQPQHKQQQAAPLDPQPPPLATPSPASYSNAVAIPKPETIALLNAGLMAIPLPAPAPPPTDNEETLISIDDGNTTTSPSK; this is encoded by the exons atggCGACAACTCGAGCATTAAATCGCAATGTCCCCTATTTAAAGCAACAATTTTCCGCCCTCTTGAAAAACACTTCCCCTGTAATTACGGTAATATGTGCAGTCACAACCTGTGGTTATTTGCTATCATATTCCAAGACAGCCGTCCAAATACTCAGTGTCACTCCGGGCTACATACTCCCCTCGGAATTCTGGATATGGACTGCATTTACATTTTGTTTCATAGAATTGCATTTCTATGAGGTACTCGTCGATGTTATTACCGTTGGGCTATGTGGCAAAATGTTGGAACCCCTCTGGGGTCAAATGGAAATGTTTAAATTCTTTGCCATTACAAATCTTGGAGTGGCAATATGCACAACTTTCTATTATCTATTTGTTTATATGTGCACGAAAAATGCAGAAATTCTATTCGATGTGCATATTCATGGGTTGGCGGGTTATGTGGCTGGGATTTGTGTGGCTGTTAGACAGATTATGCCTGATCATTTGATCTTTAAGACACGATATGGAAGACTTACTAatcg gAATGTTCCACTTACTGTTTTGACTTTCTCACTGGTTGCTTGGTTGTTAAACATCCTCGAGGGCACCTATCCGGCAATGTTCTGTTCTGGGTTGATAGTGTCTTGGGTGTATTTGAGATTCTATCAATGGCATCCGAATGGACATGGGGATAGCTCGGAGAGCTTTACATTCGCCAGTTTTTTCCCAGCCGTGATGCAGCCGTTTATAGGGATTTTGGTCAATCCAATGTACTTGTGTTGTTTAAAGATGGGAGTGGTTAAGCCCCCAGCACCACCACGCACGGTTTCAGCTTCGAGTTTATCATCAATATCGATATCGATGCCGGGTGTTGATCCACATGACATTGAGAGGAGAAG ATTAATTGCATTGAAGGCTTTAAGTGAACGTTTGAAATCATCCGAATCAGGTCGTCAGAGTTCATCTCTGCCAAAGTCTTTTCCCCCGCCACCAAATGGTGGAGGAAAACATAATCATGGCCATGGTCATGGTCATAGTCATTCACATCACTCATCTTCTGCCGCTGGACATAGTCATGCCGGTGGACACTCTCATCACTCTGGTAGTGCTGGTCATTcgcatcaacatcatcatcaccatcaggCAGGCAACAGTGATACACCAGCATTCTATCAACAGCCTCAGCACAAGCAGCAGCAGGCTGCACCACTGGATCCCCAGCCGCCTCCACTTGCAACACCATCGCCAGCGTCATATTCAAATGCCGTAGCAATACCAAAACCAGAAACAATTGCTCTTTTGAATGCCGGATTAATGGCAATCCCATTGCCAGCACCAGCTCCGCCTCCAACCGATAACGAAGAAACGCTTATAAGTATAGACGATGGCAACACAACAACATCACCatcgaaataa
- the LOC129915273 gene encoding uncharacterized protein LOC129915273, which produces MLTAALTDNETSGNMATQVIYKICITITYLVPFIFIHKTVELTDQKSIAMIIKFLQAFVVDNSLIRLFKLLEYPQLHSTNIRLLLDFHLKASKNTQLDSSVRVNTGIYWLVGALE; this is translated from the exons ATGTTGACTGCTGCTTTAACTGATAACGAAACCAGTGGAAATATGGCTACTCAAGtgatatataaaatttgtataactATAACCTATTTGGTGCCATTCATTTTTATACACAAGACTGTTGAATTGACGGACCAGAAGTCGATTGCTATGATTATTAAGTTTCTTCAAGCTTTTGTCGTCGATAACTCTCTGATAAG GTTATTCAAACTTTTGGAGTATCCCCAACTACACTCAACAAACATTCGTTTGTTGTTGGACTTTCACTTGAAAGCTTCGAAAAACACTCAGTTGGATAGCTCAGTGCGTGTAAACACTGGCATCTATTGGCTGGTTGGTGCGCTTGAATAA
- the LOC129915461 gene encoding thioredoxin-2 encodes MVYKVQNKSDFDGQLTAAGSKLVVVDFFAPWCGPCKVIAPRLDELAAQYGDKVVVIKVDVDECEDIAMEYNISSMPTFVFIKNGAKLYSFSGANGDNLAKHFAEYA; translated from the exons ATGGTGTACAAAGTTCAGAACaag tcCGATTTCGATGGTCAACTTACCGCTGCTGGCAGCAAATTGGTTGTGGTTGACTTCTTTGCCCCATGGTGTGGTCCATGCAAGGTGATTGCTCCAAGACTTGATGAATTGGCTGCTCAATATGGTGACAAAGTTGTCGTAATTAag gtTGATGTAGATGAATGCGAAGATATCGCCATGGAATACAACATTTCCAGCATGCCTACAtttgttttcatcaaaaatggaGCTAAACTTTATAGCTTTTCTGGTGCTAACGGTGATAACTTGGCCAAACATTTTGCCGAATACGCatga